Proteins encoded within one genomic window of Humulus lupulus chromosome 1, drHumLupu1.1, whole genome shotgun sequence:
- the LOC133810004 gene encoding uncharacterized protein LOC133810004 isoform X2, with amino-acid sequence MTTSATQFALSLELSPCFSLNSRIFTLLAWTQIKPLIGPTKQIMKIGVKSYDWHELFPKVQNNAGAIIAVWAPIVVVYFMDTQIWYSEQYLVDFMVFCNTLVREPVGLLTTMSCLMRTISLLMPCKMEGAMCQVLSLLHIL; translated from the exons ATGACTACTTCTGCCACCCAATTTGCACTATCACTTGAGTTATCTccttgtttttctttgaattcaagAATATTCACTCTACTTGCTTGGACACAG ATAAAGCCTCTCATAGGACCAACAAAGCAGATCATGAAAATTGGTGTGAAAAGTTATGACTGGCATGAGCTTTTCCCAAAAG TACAGAATAACGCTGGTGCAATAATTGCAGTATGGGCTCCTATAGTAGTT GTATATTTCATGGACACACAGATATGGTATTCTGAACAATATTTGGTGGACTTTATGGTATTTTGCAACACCTTGGTGAG GGAACCAGTCGGCCTACTCACTACCATGTCTTGTTTGATGAGAACAATTTCCCTGCTGATGCCTTGCAA gatGGAAGGAGCAATGTGCCAAGTACTCTCCTTACTCCACATACTTTGA
- the LOC133810004 gene encoding uncharacterized protein LOC133810004 isoform X1: MTTSATQFALSLELSPCFSLNSRIFTLLAWTQIKPLIGPTKQIMKIGVKSYDWHELFPKVQNNAGAIIAVWAPIVVVYFMDTQIWYSEQYLVDFMVFCNTLVREPVGLLTTMSCLMRTISLLMPCKFSPTISATLKYYSFSFFVLQFQHSIVNYFCCSCS; this comes from the exons ATGACTACTTCTGCCACCCAATTTGCACTATCACTTGAGTTATCTccttgtttttctttgaattcaagAATATTCACTCTACTTGCTTGGACACAG ATAAAGCCTCTCATAGGACCAACAAAGCAGATCATGAAAATTGGTGTGAAAAGTTATGACTGGCATGAGCTTTTCCCAAAAG TACAGAATAACGCTGGTGCAATAATTGCAGTATGGGCTCCTATAGTAGTT GTATATTTCATGGACACACAGATATGGTATTCTGAACAATATTTGGTGGACTTTATGGTATTTTGCAACACCTTGGTGAG GGAACCAGTCGGCCTACTCACTACCATGTCTTGTTTGATGAGAACAATTTCCCTGCTGATGCCTTGCAAGTTCTCACCAACAATCTCTGCTACACTTAAAtactattcattttcattttttgttCTCCAATTCCAACATTCTATTGTGAACTACTTTTGTTGTTCCTGTTCTTGA
- the LOC133810004 gene encoding uncharacterized protein LOC133810004 isoform X3 yields the protein MSGIMQIKPLIGPTKQIMKIGVKSYDWHELFPKVQNNAGAIIAVWAPIVVVYFMDTQIWYSEQYLVDFMVFCNTLVREPVGLLTTMSCLMRTISLLMPCKFSPTISATLKYYSFSFFVLQFQHSIVNYFCCSCS from the exons TGGAATAATGCAGATAAAGCCTCTCATAGGACCAACAAAGCAGATCATGAAAATTGGTGTGAAAAGTTATGACTGGCATGAGCTTTTCCCAAAAG TACAGAATAACGCTGGTGCAATAATTGCAGTATGGGCTCCTATAGTAGTT GTATATTTCATGGACACACAGATATGGTATTCTGAACAATATTTGGTGGACTTTATGGTATTTTGCAACACCTTGGTGAG GGAACCAGTCGGCCTACTCACTACCATGTCTTGTTTGATGAGAACAATTTCCCTGCTGATGCCTTGCAAGTTCTCACCAACAATCTCTGCTACACTTAAAtactattcattttcattttttgttCTCCAATTCCAACATTCTATTGTGAACTACTTTTGTTGTTCCTGTTCTTGA